In Nymphaea colorata isolate Beijing-Zhang1983 chromosome 3, ASM883128v2, whole genome shotgun sequence, a genomic segment contains:
- the LOC116249912 gene encoding uncharacterized protein LOC116249912, whose product MRQMETSFSMEWWEKMVEAMRNAWLALATRLSFRKRRGVGLLKLDNDVRTCGYEDVHTMWEMLRNNESLSASNHHHHHHHQTVRTNRQRRRPIWKLIVWARRAPLLCHP is encoded by the exons atgagGCAGATGGAAACGTCCTTCTCCATGGAGTGGTGGGAGAAGATGGTGGAGGCGATGAGGAATGCTTGGCTCGCCCTCGCCACCCGCCTCAGCTTCAGGAAACGCAGAG GTGTAGGGCTGCTCAAGTTAGACAATGACGTAAGAACTTGCGGCTACGAAGATGTACACACAATGTGGGAGATGCTGAGAAACAACGAAAGCCTCTCCGCCagcaaccaccaccaccaccaccaccaccaaacTGTGAGGACGAACAGACAGAGGAGACGTCCCATCTGGAAGCTGATCGTTTGGGCTAGGCGAGCGCCTCTTCTTTGCCATCCTTAG
- the LOC116249618 gene encoding peroxidase 51-like: protein MAKELLLLLIFLVLTLGLPSPGAAQLRYNYYASTCPNVENIVRNAVAAKFRQTFVTVPATVRLFFHDCFVQGCDASIIIASTPSNRAEKDNPDNLSLAGDGFDTVMKAKAAVDADPKCRNMVSCADILALATRDAIALAGGPSYAVELGRKDGLSSTAQSVAGKLPQPTFSLDQLNSLFASHGLTQTDLIALSGAHTVGFSHCNRFSSRIYKPNNGVDPSMNRTYAAQLRGMCPTNVDPTIAINMDPETPKSFDNAYFQNLQRGMGLFTSDQSLFADRRSRPTVNTFAGNKFAFERAFVTAITKLGRVGVKTGQQGNIRRDCSMFN from the exons ATGGCTAAGGAGCTCCTTCTTCTGCTCATATTCCTAGTGCTGACACTCGGCCTACCGAGCCCAGGTGCAGCCCAGTTAAGGTACAACTACTATGCTTCTACCTGTCCCAACGTCGAGAACATTGTCCGGAACGCCGTCGCCGCCAAGTTCCGGCAGACGTTCGTCACCGTGCCGGCGACGGTCAGGCTCTTCTTCCATGACTGCTTCGTTCAG GGCTGTGATGCATCTATAATAATCGCGTCGACTCCGAGCAACCGGGCTGAGAAGGACAACCCGGACAACTTGTCACTGGCCGGAGATGGATTCGACACGGTGATGAAGGCCAAGGCGGCCGTGGATGCGGACCCAAAATGTAGGAATATGGTCTCTTGTGCTGACATTCTGGCCTTGGCGACCAGAGATGCCATTGCTCTG GCCGGAGGACCGTCTTATGCCGTGGAATTGGGAAGGAAGGATGGCCTGAGTTCGACGGCGCAAAGTGTCGCCGGAAAACTTCCTCAACCGACCTTCAGCTTGGATCAACTCAACTCCCTGTTTGCTTCCCATGGTCTCACTCAGACAGACCTGATCGCACTCTCAG GGGCTCATACGGTCGGATTTTCTCACTGCAACCGGTTCTCTAGCCGGATATACAAACCCAACAATGGAGTGGATCCCTCCATGAACCGGACCTACGCAGCCCAGCTCCGGGGTATGTGCCCCACGAATGTGGATCCAACAATTGCCATCAACATGGACCCTGAAACTCCCAAGTCCTTTGACAATGCCTACTTCCAGAACTTGCAGAGAGGCATGGGACTCTTCACTTCCGACCAATCCCTCTTCGCCGACCGCCGGTCTCGGCCTACTGTCAATACATTTGCCGGAAACAAGTTCGCGTTCGAGCGGGCATTTGTTACTGCAATCACCAAACTAGGCCGGGTCGGCGTGAAGACCGGGCAGCAGGGAAACATACGCCGCGACTGCAGCATGTTCAATTAG
- the LOC116251461 gene encoding F-box protein At5g49610-like: protein MSAIIPVLPEDVIFYGVLTRLPVKSLLRFRSVCRRWRALIGSDAFVRLHLSRAIEGKPQLFYSDGGSMYCVEGEAVVVERPLLPDPSSASSEIRSSLHGLLCVETASVEGEGGRCHHHVVNPATHEIFRLPGSSSISVSICQLLFDPSPKWGAHKVLIVSHQGSALDAKIFTLGVDRSWRSLEGAVPAAACCSSTVSLPCVNGAIHWLAEIFKIVDETADGLQPEILPTDFVAQRYGSESIVAFDIREEGFRQLAYPNCCYGGDFCGGMHDVYLFEIGGFLYFLHFDVSNATLDIWVLKDYAEEKWIREYRIDSECLRKELHLADHFLSIDVLAAFDDEIFMQVSGSFGEQVPALTSYHTVLRRFSNISENRIPDIITVDGTYVESLLSCKAIEHPEHE, encoded by the coding sequence ATGTCCGCCATCATCCCCGTCCTCCCAGAAGATGTCATCTTCTATGGCGTCCTCACTCGCTTGCCGGTGAAATCTCTCCTTCGGTTCAGGAGCGTCTGCAGAAGGTGGCGGGCCCTCATCGGTTCCGATGCCTTCGTCCGCCTGCACCTCAGCCGAGCCATCGAGGGCAAGCCCCAACTATTTTATTCGGACGGCGGCAGCATGTATTGCGTCGAAGGCGaggcggtggtggtggagagGCCGCTGCTTCCTGATCCTTCCTCGGCATCGTCGGAAATTCGTTCCTCTCTTCACGGCCTCCTCTGCGTAGAAACCGCTTCTGTTGAAGGGGAAGGTGGAAGATGCCACCACCATGTCGTGAACCCGGCGACCCACGAGATTTTTCGCCTCCCGGGGTCCTCTTCTATCTCGGTCTCGATCTGCCAGCTCCTCTTCGACCCCTCTCCCAAGTGGGGCGCGCATAAGGTTCTCATCGTCTCCCACCAAGGGTCGGCCCTTGACGCGAAGATATTCACTTTGGGCGTTGATCGATCATGGAGAAGCCTCGAGGGCGCTGTTCCTGCTGCAGCATGTTGCTCTTCCACAGTTTCCCTCCCTTGTGTTAATGGTGCCATCCATTGGTTGGCGGAGATTTTTAAGATCGTTGATGAAACCGCAGATGGGTTGCAGCCTGAGATACTTCCCACCGATTTTGTGGCTCAGCGCTATGGGTCGGAGTCGATTGTCGCTTTCGATATCCGGGAAGAGGGATTCCGGCAGTTGGCGTATCCTAATTGCTGCTATGGGGGTGACTTCTGCGGTGGAATGCATGATGTGTACTTGTTTGAGATTGGTGGCTTTCTgtattttctccattttgacGTCTCTAATGCCACCTTGGATATATGGGTGCTGAAGGACTATGCGGAGGAGAAGTGGATCAGAGAATACAGGATTGATTCAGAATGCCTCCGCAAGGAGTTGCATTTGGCGGATCATTTCTTGAGCATAGATGTTCTAGCTGCATTTGACGACGAAATCTTTATGCAGGTTTCTGGGTCTTTTGGGGAGCAGGTGCCGGCTTTAACTTCCTACCACACTGTATTGAGAAGGTTTAGCAATATATCGGAAAACAGGATCCCAGATATCATAACTGTCGATGGTACATACGTCGAAAGCCTTCTCTCTTGTAAAGCAATTGAGCATCCGGAACATGAATGA